TCATGAACAATGCGGGTTAGTGCTTCCCTTTTCTCTTACCTTCGTGTGAGCGGGCGGCTCGTCGGGCATAGCCCCTCTTTATTGCGCCGCCGGAGGAACACCTCAAGTGATTCTTCTCGCTTTTCTCTTCATATCAATCTTCGGTTGAACCGCGAGGCTACTTTTAGGCTGATCGTCATAGTGCATCGCGGAGATATCCTGCAGCGTGGCTTCTCTACTCTTACTTACATAGCATTTCGTGTGAACCGGCTGCTCCTTAGGTCATGACCGGTGCTGTTCTCTCCGTCGAAGCGAATCGTCTGTAATCCTGTCTCCTCTGTGAACCATGACGGATGTCGCCGAGAGATCCGTCCGTTATGACCTAGGGTTTCTCCTAGTCTCACCTCGATAGCCCTCCTCTGGCTCCGTATCCTCAGGGAGCAGCCTGTCCTTCCAGACAAGGTCTGTCGATCGTCACGGCCTAAAATTACCTTATAATTCCATCAGTTCCAACGAACTCTCAGCGGACCAAGACAGTTATTCCGCTCTGGACAACCTGTCAAACGACAATATTCCGTAAAACCAAGCTGTTGCATCGACGTGTTCTTTTATCCATCCAGTCGGGATAGTGGCCTATTCGGCGCCAGCCTCATCAACCCGGCGACAAATCAATCGCTTATGAAATCCCTGCCTGTTGGCAAAAGATTTGCTGGTTATTCCGACTAGCCGATCGAGCCACGCCGGCCAAGCCAAGAAAAGAAACGGAATCGAGCGACCGGGGAGAATCATTTCTTCTTCAAGGAGGTGGCGTCATGAGCAAGCTTGTCCTCGCAATCGTCGCGACTCTCGCCTTTGCCGGTGCCGCTGTGCTTCCTGCTGAGGCGACCACCACGTTCGTGCGAAGCACGGTCGAGCGCATCGATCTCTCGAAGCAGACCATTACCTTTCAAGCCCGCGACGGGCAAACCTGGACGCTTCGTGTGGAGAACCCCGATCTTCTCAAAAAGGATTCGCTGGCCAAGGGAGATCAAGTCACCATCGAAGTGAATCCCAACGACGAGGTCAAGACGATCCTCAAACTGTCGCAACCCCATGAGCCGGACCGGGCGGAGACAAAATAACCAGGTCGGCTCGCTGAAACGCGTCTTGTCCGGCTGTGAACAGACCACCACCCCTCATGCATAGGCACGTTACGGAGGCGTTATGAACTGCCGACCCCATCATCGAGCCAGAACAAACCGGTTGTCCATCCTGTTTGTGTTGATCGCAGCCATCTGCGCGGCTTGCGCATGGGTGACCTGGCTGGAAAGACCGGCCGTTGCCGCGGACCAGGCGACGATTGAGGAGGGCGCGACGGTCACCTTCTCCTACAGTTTTACGGTCCCCGGAACCGTTCCGACGATCTATAGCGACGTCGGCACCTTCGTTCAGGGCAAGCATCAAATTCTTCCGGTCGTGGAGCGAGAGTTGGCGGGCCTGCATCCGGGCGATGAAAAAACCGTGGAGGTGACGCCCGAAGAAGGGTTTGGGCCCTACGACGAACAGAAAAAAGCGAACGTCCCTCGCGCGTCCTTACCCGAAGGGGTCAAGGAAGGTGATGTGGTGGAAGACCAGAACGGCCGCGTCGCCACCATCACGACGATCTCGGACACAGGCGCCGTGATGGACTACAACCATCCGCTGGCCGGCAAGCGGTTCGTGATGCAGATCAAGGTGCTGAAAGTCGAGAAGCCGTCGTAACGCCATCCGCATCGGCCGGCTCGATCCGCTTCGTTCCATGAGGTGTGCTTGTTAGCACGCAGGGCGTTTCGTGCGCTCTGCGGGGGCAGCGCGGTCCTCCTATCATCGGTCGCTACCATCAACATTCCGGCATTCCAACGGCCGTTCGCAGCCAGCGAATGCCTTTGCCTAAGCAGTAAGCAGGACGACGCGCAATCTGATGAAGCCAAAGAAAAGAGAGGAGGCTGACCATGCAAGAACTCTTGATTTATCTCAAAGCGCGCATCGAATGGTGTCAACAGCAGGGCAGGGCCGCCACCAACGTGCAGGAGAAACAGGGATGGTGGGCGGAAGAGGCCGGGCTCGTCGATGCCTTGCGCGGAAGGCCAAGCCCGTCTTCTTCTCCGGAATCCTTCGGTGAACATGTGGCGCGCTATCAACTGGGACTACAGGAGGGGTTGGCCATCATGCGCCTGATCGAGCCGAGCGCCAACCGGAAAGCAGCGTATGAGGTCTACGATGAGCACCGTCACGACAACCAAGATAAACACAACAAGGACGGTTCGGAGCAGGGCCGGTCCGCGCAGCCCTCCGGTTTCATGGCCTCCTCCTGAGGCCGAACCGGCGCGGCTCCGCTTGCTCCCCCGGATAACCTATGCCAAGGACCGGACAAGTTGCTCCCAGCTAAGTGTTGGATTCCCAAAGATTTCTTTCTCTCCCCCTCCAGGTTCACGCCAAGTCATTCTCGGTCATGGAGCTTTTCGGAGCTTTCCGATGGAGCCGCCGTGGCCGTCCGCAGAAAAACCTCTATTCGCGCAACCGGTTGCGGCAGATGAACAGATGCATACCAATCTGGCCCGCCGTTTGCTCTCCTACCTGCCACGGAGGGTCATCACGCTCACGAAAGATGACGACGACCATGATCACCGAGCAGGTTGGGCAGCGAACAGATCGATCTCCGAACCATCAAGAAGAAGGACTATCTATGCGATCCCATCCCCCACATGATCGAAGCAGAGGTTGGCAGCTCGTAACGACCAGGAACTTCGGCCTGCTCTGGTGGGGACAAGTGACTTCTCAGATCGGGGAGGGGTTGAACAAGGTCGCGTTGCTCTGGTTCGTGTACGAACTGACCGGGTCCGCACTCAAGATGACCATGGTGGGGTTGCTGCAAACGGTTCCGCCGTTGGTATTCGGGCCTTTGATCGGCGTCTACCTCGATCGGCTGTCCAAGAAGCGCGTCATGATGTGGGTGGACGCGATCCGCTCGGTCTTAACCTTTTTGATCCCGGCCCTCTATGCCGCCGATTTGCTGACGCTCCCCGGTCTGTATGTCCTGATCTTCGCCACATCTGTCGTCTCAACGGTCTTTGGACCAGCCCTCGTCTCCTCCGTCCCGTTGCTGGTCCGCGAAGCCGAACTCGTGTCGGCCAACGCGCTCATCCAGGGCACCAACAACATCGGCATGTTGATCGGGCCGGCCGTGAGCGGCCTGATGATCGCGTTGATCGGCGCGGACAATGTCCTGTACGTGAATTCCTTGACCTTCTTGATTTCCACGATCTGTCTGATCCCGATCCGCATGGACGAGCGCCTCCAGAAGTCCGTGTCCGACACAGGCGCCTCCGTGACAATATTCCAGGAGTTGATGACCGGGTTCCGCTTCGTGTTCGGCAACCAGTCGACGATTTTCCCCCTCGCGGTGATCTCCGCCCTGTATAATCTCGGGACGAGCGCCTTCGTGTTCGTCCTGCCGGTCTATGCCAAGGAGTTGCTCCAGGTCGGACCGGTTCAGCTCGGGTGGATCTGGTCGGCGTTGGGCATCGGCATGCTCGTGGCCTCCACCTGGCTGGCCTGGAGACGCCATTGCGATCCTCAACATCGATTGCGCATCGTGGTCCGGGGAATGACGCTAGGAGGATTGGCGCTGTGCACGCTCGGTCTGTTGGAGACGCCGCTGATCGCGGGCGCGCTCGTGGTCATCGTCGGGGGCAGCACGGCGGTGCTCAACCCCGTGGTATGGGCCCTGTTGCAGGAACAGACTCCTTCGCACCTGATGGGGCGGGTGTTGACGACGTTCAGCACCGGCTCCATGGCCGCCGCGATGGCAGGGATGACCGGATTCGGGTTCGTCGCCGATACCGTCGGACCGGCCGCCAGCCTGATCGGCCTCGGGCTCGTGCTGTTGTTGACCGCCGTCGTCGCTCTCCAAATCGCCCGCCACACCACGGCACGTCACGCGGCGGCCATGAGCCCGGCCGTCTCATGACCCTCGTTCGGACCGGCGCCTCGTTTCCGGCTGGCTCCACCCCTCGTTCTCTCCCATGCGCCCGGCATGAGTTCGCGGACGCCTCAGCCGTCACGCCCCGTCTCGGGCCGACCCGGGATACAGGAGCCTGACCCGATGCCGGGGGAGAACGTGGTCGGCCGCCTCGACGACGCGTCGGTCCTGTCCGCCGCCCGCGTCCGCCCCGAGACTCGCCGCTGGCTGTTGACCCGTGATTTCAGCCTGATCTGGTCGAGCCAGATTCTGTCTCAGATCGCCGACGGAGTGAGCAAGTTGGCCCTGCTCTGGTTCGTGTACTCCGTCACCGGGTCCGCGATCAAAACGACCATTATCGGATTGCTCCAGACCCTGCCGGCCATCGTCCTGGGTCCGTTGATCGGCGTCACCGTCGACCGGCTTCCCAAGAAAGCCGTGTTGATCGGAAGCGATCTCGCCCGCGCGCTCCTGATCGGTCTGA
The DNA window shown above is from Nitrospira tepida and carries:
- a CDS encoding FKBP-type peptidyl-prolyl cis-trans isomerase produces the protein MNCRPHHRARTNRLSILFVLIAAICAACAWVTWLERPAVAADQATIEEGATVTFSYSFTVPGTVPTIYSDVGTFVQGKHQILPVVERELAGLHPGDEKTVEVTPEEGFGPYDEQKKANVPRASLPEGVKEGDVVEDQNGRVATITTISDTGAVMDYNHPLAGKRFVMQIKVLKVEKPS
- a CDS encoding MFS transporter; this translates as MRSHPPHDRSRGWQLVTTRNFGLLWWGQVTSQIGEGLNKVALLWFVYELTGSALKMTMVGLLQTVPPLVFGPLIGVYLDRLSKKRVMMWVDAIRSVLTFLIPALYAADLLTLPGLYVLIFATSVVSTVFGPALVSSVPLLVREAELVSANALIQGTNNIGMLIGPAVSGLMIALIGADNVLYVNSLTFLISTICLIPIRMDERLQKSVSDTGASVTIFQELMTGFRFVFGNQSTIFPLAVISALYNLGTSAFVFVLPVYAKELLQVGPVQLGWIWSALGIGMLVASTWLAWRRHCDPQHRLRIVVRGMTLGGLALCTLGLLETPLIAGALVVIVGGSTAVLNPVVWALLQEQTPSHLMGRVLTTFSTGSMAAAMAGMTGFGFVADTVGPAASLIGLGLVLLLTAVVALQIARHTTARHAAAMSPAVS